The genomic DNA AGAACTTCCTTCGTGTGAGCATTCATAATCCTATCAGGACTTGATGACTCATAGTACTCACCATAAAAATAATCATAGTAACCACCATCATTGACCCTGCTATTGATGTCAGCATAGTTCTCATATTCGTATGTTGCACCCAAGGCAAGGTAGTTGCCAACAGTGTGACCAAGAGAGAAACCAAACTTCCAAGGTGTCCACATCTTGAAATCATATGAGTTAACACCTTTTTCCGGACTTGATGTGCCTGCATAAACAAGACGAGTAACATTTGAAGTCGTCAAGTCATACCATGTTGGAGACTTCACGTATGCACCAATTCTAAATGGAGACTCAGCTACTGGACGAACAATTACACCAGCAGTGATATCAAAACCTGAACCCGTTACCTTTCTCTCATCACGAACAAGTACACCACCAGCATTGTTTAAGTTTTCACGATACTCACTGTATCCCCTATAATTAACATCCTTCATACCGAATGTCAAACCGAGATAAACCCTATCATTGAAGTTTCCGCTCACAGCAAAGTCATAATTACCAATATAACCAGTGTTTGCACGAGCAAGATTATAGCCCGTAGCCGACTCATAGTTAAACCTTCCTGTGTTTTTATCAGGGATAAGATTATTCCAATAAAGGTAATCAATCTGACTCCAAGTATATGCTACATTTGATGATGACGAAGCGTCTACATAACCAACATTCTCACCATTCTTATCCTTACGAACAAAGAATCCACCAGAATTCTCATTACCAAGCATACCCTTAATATATGACTGCTTGTTCTGTGAACTATTGCTCAAAGAACCTGTTGCATTAAGAATATAATCAAAGTTCTTGCTCTTATGATAGTTGAAACCAAAGTTAAGGAAAGACTTCTGTCCAGTACGAGTAGAATAAACGCCACCTATCTGGTCAAAGCTCAAGTTAGTCTTCTTACCATTAGCAAACTCCTTACCATCTGACTGCATAAGAAGACCACCACTGACACTAATATTATTATGACGGAATAAACCGATACCAGCTGGGTTAGAACCGATAGTAGAAATATCAGCACCCAAGGCCTCCATAGCTCCACCCATACCAACGTAGCGTGCGGTACCATTCAAGTCCTCTCCTGCTAACTTAGCATTCTCGTATGTCTCCTGTGCATTTGCAGACAAAGCAGCAAACAACGAAACAGCAAAGAAAATATATTTACTCTTCATTTCTGATATTCTTTATTAATTAAACATTCATTATCCTAAATACTATCTATGACTACCGAAGGTACTGCGTGAGCCACCAGAGCTGCTGCCTCCACCGCCAGAATATGAGCCACCGAAGCTACCACCACCTCTTGCACCACCAAATGAGCTTGGTGAAGGCTGTGAGAATGTAGAGCGTTCTGGCTGAGAATAAGAGCGTGTCTGATTCTCAAAACCATTCTGACGTGCGCCAGCGAAGCGGTCATAGTAACTTCTCATATCATTACTCTGAGATGCATTGTTTCCATACTGGTTTACATTGCCACGACGATTTGAGAAAGAAGATCGTCCGTTGTCATAGGAACCACTCCTTGCTTGAGAACCAAAGTCTCTTGAAGAGTTACCCCAGTGATTAGCTGTACCTGTATGACCATTGTAAGCATAGTAGCCACCTCTTCTATAACCATAATAAGGATAGCCACCATAATAGCCATAATATCTGCTCCATGGGTTGTACCAACCATAGTCAGCATAACCATAATAGTATGGATAACCGCCATAGTAGCCATAATATGAATAACGACCATAATAGCTATAGTAAGGATAACCACCATAGTAGCCATAATACCATGGATCATCCCATCTGTCATACCAGCCACCATAATAAGGTGAACGCCATCCCCAACCTACATAGATTGAAGAGCGACCAGCAAACCAAGGGTCATAATAGCCACCCCAGAAGCCATCAAAGCGACTCATTCTTCTGCTATATGCGAAGTCGTCCTCGCCACTCTCATACTTACGAGTGAAGCCTCCATAGATAGTGTCAAGTACTACAGAGTCTCCATGCAGTGTAGAGATACGTGACATGAAGATATCATTTCCAAGAGAATCAACTCCAATTTTCTTATAATTGTACTTGCCACGACGATTGTATTCGTCATTAGACTTACCGATACCGCTATAATAGACAGGGCGTT from Prevotella melaninogenica includes the following:
- a CDS encoding OmpP1/FadL family transporter — translated: MKSKYIFFAVSLFAALSANAQETYENAKLAGEDLNGTARYVGMGGAMEALGADISTIGSNPAGIGLFRHNNISVSGGLLMQSDGKEFANGKKTNLSFDQIGGVYSTRTGQKSFLNFGFNYHKSKNFDYILNATGSLSNSSQNKQSYIKGMLGNENSGGFFVRKDKNGENVGYVDASSSSNVAYTWSQIDYLYWNNLIPDKNTGRFNYESATGYNLARANTGYIGNYDFAVSGNFNDRVYLGLTFGMKDVNYRGYSEYRENLNNAGGVLVRDERKVTGSGFDITAGVIVRPVAESPFRIGAYVKSPTWYDLTTSNVTRLVYAGTSSPEKGVNSYDFKMWTPWKFGFSLGHTVGNYLALGATYEYENYADINSRVNDGGYYDYFYGEYYESSSPDRIMNAHTKEVLKGVSTLKLGIEYKPVSNVALRMGYNYVSPKYVSDAQKDPGLASLGTAYSSTTDYTNWSSINRFTLGIGYKVKKFNIDLAYQYSAQNGSFAPFSNIRDVSIPSGATTVKESNIATTADVKNNKNQLLLTLGYTF